CTGCTCCATTTTCCCTTTTATAAAATCATCGAGCTTATTCATCTTTTATACTGCTTTTGATTTTTTCATTTCTTTGCTCAATTGCTCCTGTATCATTTTCCGGGCCCCCGAAAGGTACCATTTTGAGGTGCCTTCCGACATCCCCAGCTGATCCGCTATTTCCTTGTGTGAATACCCATCGATCGCGAAAAGATTAAACACCTGGCAGGAAATTTCAGGTAATTCGTTGATTATGCACTCAATATGATTGGCATCAAAATACTTTTCAGCTTCGTTGTAATCCACCGTATTTCCGTCGGTCATCAAACGATCTGCTTCGGCATAAATGACTTGCTCCCTTTCCTTTTTATTTTTACGAAAATCATCGATCAGGATATTGATCATAATGCGCTTTGTCCAGGCGATAAATGGCACTGAGGGGGAATACTTTTTAAGATTATTCAACATCCTTAAAAAACCGGTATTCAGCATAGCCGCCACTTCATCCTCGTTTTTTCGGTACCTCCGGCAAACCCCCATAAGCGTGGGATAACACAATTTGTACAATTCAAATTGTGCCCTTCGATCCCCTTGGATGCATGCTTTTAATAATCGAGGTTCCGGGTTCATTAAATGGATTAACTATAACCTTTATTGCAACATTTTGGGGTCAAGTCAATGATCAGAAATAAGGAGAGTAGCCCTTTGGAAATATTCCCCGGGGCCACTCTCTTTATTTCATTTTTTGTTTAATTATTTGTTACTCTTTCACAAACTGACGGGCAACGATGCCATCAGTGGTTTGTACTTTCAGAATATATACGCCTGCAGTAAGTTGGGATAAATTCATGCTCATCCCCTCAAATGGTTGATTCATCACTACCTGTCCCGTTAAATTTACAATCTGGTAGCCAATAATCTTGCCTGAAGACAGATTCATTTCCACATTCAGCATATTTTTAACAGGATTTGGATAAAGAGCGACCATTTCATCCACCAATAATAATTCGCGGGTAGCGGTAGTGACACTGGTTCCGGTTACGGTAAAGACGATATTGTTCACTGTTTCATTATCCGGGCTTAAGGTAACGGTATATTCACCACGTTCCACTCCGGGAATTTCAACATAAACGGTATAAGTCCCGTAAGGAAGATTTCCAAAATTGAAGCTGCCGTCCCCCCCTGTAAAAGCATAACCAATGGGTTGGTCGCTGCTGTTATGCAAAAGGATCTCCACACCTTCCAGCGGGCTGTTGTTTCTTTCATCGAAATCATCATGTCCTCCCCAGAATCCGTCTTCGTCGAAAACGTTTCCTCCAATCACTCCCGGGCCATCGGCATCGTCATCCACAGGGATCATCATAATGCTATGAAGATAATTTTGACCTGGCAGGGTAATGACATCTGCCTCATCCCAGAATTCAGCACTGAAATGATAAGTCGGCAGGTAATCCGCAGCAGCTGGAGTATTGGCATCCAGTACGGCTTGTACAACGTAATTGCCGGGAGTCAGGTTTTCAAAATCAAAATAAGCTCCTGCGTTGGTCGCCGCGAACGTTGTGGACCCCACCAGGTTCGCCCCGTCTCCTTCCAGTACATACAGGTTGGCCGTTCCGCTCAGGTTCTCAACGATCAGACTATCCTGAAGGAAAACATACCCGGAAATCCCCGGCAGTGTATTGTCGAAGCAAGCCGTAGAGGTGCAACCGGTAGCATCGGCAACCGTTACACAATAAACAATATTTTCATTCATCGCAATGCTCTGCGTTGTTTCATTAGTACTCCAAACAAAAGAGAATGGCGCCGTTCCGTAGGGAGTAGCCAGGAGCCACGTGCCTCCCTGAACCAAATCCATGGTTACATA
This sequence is a window from Lewinellaceae bacterium. Protein-coding genes within it:
- a CDS encoding DUF2012 domain-containing protein produces the protein MKKLLLSFALLLFAVMAFSQITVNVNGFVLDTNGDGVENVTVYITIDSTDTNFVYFNDVLTDADGYFSDSVEVPQDMTQGAMFIGIFDCDNSYQGQMAYWSPAGSVTVTFLYCNVDCSVEIEETNTGNLVASGSGVAPFSYAWNTGASTSSISVQQAGNYCVTLTDASGCSSSTCYYFEGNGNNDTLCYAYILMDSINTPGLMLTAVGNGESPYTYAWSTGAQTESITINAFAAYCVTVTDASGCESTACIDLTNNSCSVYVYAGNASVLAEPYGTAPYAYLWNTGETTQSIVPMSSGNFCVTVTDANGCVSTDCAYYQLGGGNDTLCYVTMDLVQGGTWLLATPYGTAPFSFVWSTNETTQSIAMNENIVYCVTVADATGCTSTACFDNTLPGISGYVFLQDSLIVENLSGTANLYVLEGDGANLVGSTTFAATNAGAYFDFENLTPGNYVVQAVLDANTPAAADYLPTYHFSAEFWDEADVITLPGQNYLHSIMMIPVDDDADGPGVIGGNVFDEDGFWGGHDDFDERNNSPLEGVEILLHNSSDQPIGYAFTGGDGSFNFGNLPYGTYTVYVEIPGVERGEYTVTLSPDNETVNNIVFTVTGTSVTTATRELLLVDEMVALYPNPVKNMLNVEMNLSSGKIIGYQIVNLTGQVVMNQPFEGMSMNLSQLTAGVYILKVQTTDGIVARQFVKE
- a CDS encoding sigma-70 family RNA polymerase sigma factor, with the translated sequence MNPEPRLLKACIQGDRRAQFELYKLCYPTLMGVCRRYRKNEDEVAAMLNTGFLRMLNNLKKYSPSVPFIAWTKRIMINILIDDFRKNKKEREQVIYAEADRLMTDGNTVDYNEAEKYFDANHIECIINELPEISCQVFNLFAIDGYSHKEIADQLGMSEGTSKWYLSGARKMIQEQLSKEMKKSKAV